A single genomic interval of Microbacterium hydrocarbonoxydans harbors:
- a CDS encoding MFS transporter, translating into MTTDTGGAQTAQATPGILSSAYVWITIGACALVFLGAFESLAVTTVMPAVSADLDGERLYALAFAGPLATGVIGMVVAGNWADRRGPVAPLYTAVALFVVGLLVAGLAPTMEVLVAGRFAQGLGNGGLMVALYVVVARVYPRSLHPAIFAGFAAAWVVPSLVGPTIAGAVTELWSWHWVFLGVVFLVVPALLMVVPALRGLSREGDASAPWALGRLGWAVLAAVAVLGLDLVGDVPGAGPVLAAGAAVVALVAVRALLPAGTLRARRGLPSVLLVRGLAAGGFFGAQVYIPYLLTERYALSPTIAGLSLTGGALAWSVAATVQGRLGARLSSALAVRIGAALVFAGVALALAAAVFTAPVAVIVVSWVVAGVGMGLLSPRSSALTLEMSAPETQGFNSAAMTVAESFGSALALAITGVLFATVAEAGDPFVAVFALAGAIALAAAVLAPRVVPPAA; encoded by the coding sequence ATGACCACTGACACCGGCGGGGCGCAGACCGCCCAGGCCACCCCCGGCATCCTGAGCAGCGCCTACGTCTGGATCACGATCGGCGCGTGCGCGCTGGTGTTCCTCGGGGCGTTCGAATCCCTCGCCGTCACGACCGTGATGCCCGCCGTGAGCGCCGACCTCGACGGAGAGCGGCTGTACGCGCTCGCCTTCGCCGGCCCTCTCGCCACGGGTGTGATCGGCATGGTCGTCGCCGGCAACTGGGCGGATCGCCGCGGACCCGTCGCGCCGCTGTACACCGCGGTCGCCCTCTTCGTCGTCGGGCTGCTCGTGGCCGGGCTCGCGCCCACCATGGAGGTGCTCGTCGCCGGGCGCTTCGCGCAGGGGCTCGGGAACGGCGGACTGATGGTCGCTCTCTACGTCGTCGTCGCCCGTGTCTACCCGCGCAGTCTGCATCCCGCGATCTTCGCCGGGTTCGCCGCCGCCTGGGTCGTGCCCTCGCTCGTCGGACCGACGATCGCCGGGGCGGTGACCGAGCTGTGGAGCTGGCACTGGGTGTTCCTCGGCGTGGTCTTCCTCGTCGTGCCCGCTCTGCTCATGGTCGTCCCGGCACTGCGCGGACTCTCCCGCGAGGGAGACGCCTCGGCGCCGTGGGCGCTCGGTCGACTGGGCTGGGCCGTGCTCGCGGCCGTCGCGGTGCTCGGCCTCGACCTCGTCGGAGACGTCCCCGGTGCGGGACCGGTCCTGGCCGCCGGGGCAGCGGTCGTCGCGCTCGTCGCCGTGCGGGCGCTCCTGCCGGCCGGCACCCTACGGGCGCGACGCGGGCTCCCCTCCGTGCTGCTCGTGCGTGGTCTCGCGGCGGGAGGATTCTTCGGCGCGCAGGTCTACATCCCCTACCTGCTGACGGAGCGCTACGCCCTGTCGCCGACGATCGCGGGACTCTCGCTGACGGGCGGGGCGCTCGCCTGGTCGGTGGCCGCGACCGTGCAGGGCCGCCTCGGCGCGCGCCTGTCCAGCGCACTCGCGGTGCGGATCGGTGCGGCGCTGGTCTTCGCCGGAGTGGCTCTCGCGCTCGCGGCCGCCGTGTTCACCGCGCCCGTCGCGGTCATCGTCGTGTCGTGGGTGGTGGCCGGCGTCGGCATGGGACTACTGAGTCCGCGCAGCAGCGCGCTGACGCTGGAGATGTCCGCCCCCGAGACGCAGGGGTTCAACAGCGCGGCGATGACGGTCGCCGAGTCGTTCGGCAGCGCGCTCGCGCTCGCGATCACGGGTGTGCTGTTCGCGACGGTGGCGGAGGCGGGGGACCCGTTCGTCGCCGTGTTCGCCCTCGCCGGGGCCATCGCGCTCGCCGCAGCCGTGCTCGCGCCGCGGGTCGTACCTCCGGCTGCCTGA
- a CDS encoding lactonase family protein — protein sequence MTRFWLGGYGPAMDGSADGIGLLAGDESAPTALEYRGAVTQTPSPSWLAQHPTLDVVYAALEGDAAVQAFARSGESDLRPLGDPVEAGDGVCHVAVSSSGSFLIASCYGDGRVVRIGIDGQGRLVPDAANTAAELRAALLGEPIEASAPAGVAAAASDPHPGERTAAGEERVSHAHSAAFLADGRIATTDLGFDLVRIWRPTGGALVLDHEVVLPAGTGPRHMVVHPSGHLHIVTEYSCEVFTLAAGPDGTWAVVSSVLASPIAEIGVDFPAELVRSRDGQFLYTALRGSNTIAALRVRGQGETLESIALVDSGVDWPRHHLVHEGKLLVAGQRSDTVALLDLDERTGAPLGIRHTAQVPTPTHFLPAR from the coding sequence ATGACTCGCTTCTGGCTCGGCGGGTACGGACCCGCGATGGACGGCTCTGCCGACGGCATCGGCCTGCTGGCGGGCGACGAGAGTGCTCCGACGGCCCTGGAGTACCGAGGCGCGGTGACGCAGACGCCCTCGCCCTCTTGGCTGGCGCAGCATCCGACGCTCGACGTCGTCTATGCGGCGCTCGAAGGGGATGCCGCGGTGCAGGCGTTCGCGCGCAGCGGCGAGTCGGACCTTCGCCCTCTCGGCGACCCCGTCGAGGCGGGTGACGGAGTGTGCCACGTGGCCGTCTCCTCCAGCGGATCGTTCCTCATCGCGAGCTGCTACGGCGACGGTCGGGTCGTGCGCATCGGCATCGACGGGCAGGGGCGCCTGGTGCCGGATGCCGCGAACACCGCCGCCGAGCTGCGTGCCGCGCTGCTGGGCGAGCCGATCGAGGCCTCGGCCCCTGCGGGGGTCGCCGCGGCGGCATCCGATCCGCATCCGGGGGAGCGCACCGCCGCGGGCGAGGAGCGGGTATCGCACGCGCACTCCGCCGCCTTCCTCGCGGACGGCCGCATCGCGACCACCGATCTCGGATTCGACCTCGTGCGCATCTGGCGTCCGACCGGCGGCGCTCTGGTGCTCGACCACGAGGTCGTGCTGCCCGCAGGCACCGGTCCTCGCCACATGGTCGTGCACCCCAGCGGTCACCTTCACATCGTCACCGAGTACTCGTGCGAGGTGTTCACCCTCGCAGCGGGACCCGACGGCACCTGGGCTGTGGTGTCCTCGGTGCTCGCGAGTCCGATCGCCGAGATCGGGGTCGACTTCCCGGCAGAGCTCGTCCGCAGTCGAGACGGTCAGTTCCTCTACACGGCGCTGCGCGGCAGCAATACGATCGCGGCGCTGCGGGTGCGCGGTCAGGGCGAGACTCTCGAGTCGATCGCACTGGTCGACTCCGGCGTCGACTGGCCCCGCCACCACCTCGTGCACGAGGGCAAGCTGCTCGTCGCAGGGCAGCGGTCCGACACCGTCGCACTGCTCGACCTCGACGAGCGGACCGGGGCGCCGCTCGGCATCCGGCACACGGCTCAGGTGCCGACGCCCACGCACTTCCTCCCCGCTCGCTGA